In one window of Gossypium arboreum isolate Shixiya-1 chromosome 4, ASM2569848v2, whole genome shotgun sequence DNA:
- the LOC108459603 gene encoding transcription activator GLK1-like isoform X2: MLAVSPLRNTRNDENKGKMESFSIISSEEFPDFAEGNLLESIDFDDLFIGIDEGDMLPDLEMDPEILADLPTSRCDVEESMNTSVEKTDEDSSQRKEEEEEEDKISGSGSGSSSSKGEEILSKREEPNAVNKTPSKYAVKGRKSSAAQAKNNNQGKRKTKVDWTPELHRRFVQAVEQLGVDKAVPSRILELMGIDCLTRHNIASHLQKYRSHRKHLLAREAEAANWTQRRQMYGGAATSAGGGKRDINPWLAPTMGFPPMSPMHHHHFRPLHVWGHPTMDQSLVHLWPKHPAHTTSQPPQPPQSTWGPPPANPSFWHHHHQRVSNGLTPGTPCFPQPIAPTINNHSSFGSILPVCISTRFRAAPVPGIPPHHHGTGGQSGPHPLIDFHPSKESIDAAIGDVLSKPWLPLPLGLKPPSTDSVLGELQRQGVPKIPPSCA; encoded by the exons ATGCTAGCTGTGTCACCTTTGAGGAACACAAGGAATGACGAGAACAAAGGAAAGATGGAGAGTTTCAGTATTATTAGCTCTGAAGAGTTCCCAGACTTCGCCGAGGGAAATTTACTTGAGAGTATTGATTTCGATGATCTTTTTATCGGCATCGATGAAGGCGATATGTTGCCGGATTTGGAGATGGACCCTGAAATTCTTGCAGATTTACCCACCAGTAGATGTGATGTTGAGGAATCAATGAACACTTCAGTAGAAAAAACTGACGAGGATAGTAGCCAAAGGAAAgaggaggaggaagaagaagataaAATTTCGGGTTCGGGGTCAGGTTCGAGCTCAAGCAAAGGCGAGGAGATTCTCAGCAAAAGAGAGGAACCTAATGCAGTTAATAAAACGCCTTCTAAATATGCTGTTAAGGGAAGAAAATCTTCAGCAGCACAAGCAAAGAATAACAATCAAGGCAAGCGAAAAACGAAG GTGGATTGGACGCCAGAGTTGCACAGGAGGTTCGTTCAAGCAGTGGAGCAGCTCGGGGTGGATAAGGCAGTGCCTTCAAGAATTTTAGAGCTTATGGGAATCGATTGTCTCACTCGCCATAACATTGCCAGTCATCTTCAA AAATATAGATCTCATCGGAAGCATTTGCTAGCCCGTGAGGCGGAGGCCGCAAATTGGACCCAAAGGAGACAAATGTACGGTGGTGCTGCCACCTCCGCTGGTGGAGGCAAGAGAGATATAAATCCTTGGCTTGCACCTACTATGGGTTTCCCGCCGATGTCACCCATGCACCACCACCACTTTAGGCCTTTGCATGTATGGGGTCATCCCACCATGGATCAATCCCTCGTGCACTTATGGCCTAAACATCCAGCTCACACAACATCCCAACCACCGCAGCCACCACAGTCTACATGGGGACCTCCACCAGCTAACCCCTCGTTTTGGCATCACCACCACCAACGT GTATCAAATGGACTAACCCCAGGAACACCTTGCTTTCCACAACCAATAGCACCAACGATAAACAATCACTCCAGTTTTGGCAGCATCTTACCTGTTTGTATCTCAACT AGATTCCGTGCAGCACCGGTCCCGGGCATTCCTCCCCACCACCACGGTACTGGCGGACAATCAGGACCCCACCCTCTCATTGACTTCCATCCG TCGAAAGAGAGCATAGATGCAGCTATAGGAGACGTTTTGTCAAAGCCATGGCTGCCACTTCCTCTTGGACTAAAGCCGCCATCTACAGATAGCGTATTAGGAGAGTTGCAACGTCAAGGAGTGCCCAAGATACCACCCTCCTGTGCTTGA
- the LOC108459603 gene encoding transcription activator GLK1-like isoform X1, which translates to MLAVSPLRNTRNDENKGKMESFSIISSEEFPDFAEGNLLESIDFDDLFIGIDEGDMLPDLEMDPEILADLPTSRCDVEESMNTSVEKTDEDSSQRKEEEEEEDKISGSGSGSSSSKGEEILSKREEPNAVNKTPSKYAVKGRKSSAAQAKNNNQGKRKTKKVDWTPELHRRFVQAVEQLGVDKAVPSRILELMGIDCLTRHNIASHLQKYRSHRKHLLAREAEAANWTQRRQMYGGAATSAGGGKRDINPWLAPTMGFPPMSPMHHHHFRPLHVWGHPTMDQSLVHLWPKHPAHTTSQPPQPPQSTWGPPPANPSFWHHHHQRVSNGLTPGTPCFPQPIAPTINNHSSFGSILPVCISTRFRAAPVPGIPPHHHGTGGQSGPHPLIDFHPSKESIDAAIGDVLSKPWLPLPLGLKPPSTDSVLGELQRQGVPKIPPSCA; encoded by the exons ATGCTAGCTGTGTCACCTTTGAGGAACACAAGGAATGACGAGAACAAAGGAAAGATGGAGAGTTTCAGTATTATTAGCTCTGAAGAGTTCCCAGACTTCGCCGAGGGAAATTTACTTGAGAGTATTGATTTCGATGATCTTTTTATCGGCATCGATGAAGGCGATATGTTGCCGGATTTGGAGATGGACCCTGAAATTCTTGCAGATTTACCCACCAGTAGATGTGATGTTGAGGAATCAATGAACACTTCAGTAGAAAAAACTGACGAGGATAGTAGCCAAAGGAAAgaggaggaggaagaagaagataaAATTTCGGGTTCGGGGTCAGGTTCGAGCTCAAGCAAAGGCGAGGAGATTCTCAGCAAAAGAGAGGAACCTAATGCAGTTAATAAAACGCCTTCTAAATATGCTGTTAAGGGAAGAAAATCTTCAGCAGCACAAGCAAAGAATAACAATCAAGGCAAGCGAAAAACGAAG AAGGTGGATTGGACGCCAGAGTTGCACAGGAGGTTCGTTCAAGCAGTGGAGCAGCTCGGGGTGGATAAGGCAGTGCCTTCAAGAATTTTAGAGCTTATGGGAATCGATTGTCTCACTCGCCATAACATTGCCAGTCATCTTCAA AAATATAGATCTCATCGGAAGCATTTGCTAGCCCGTGAGGCGGAGGCCGCAAATTGGACCCAAAGGAGACAAATGTACGGTGGTGCTGCCACCTCCGCTGGTGGAGGCAAGAGAGATATAAATCCTTGGCTTGCACCTACTATGGGTTTCCCGCCGATGTCACCCATGCACCACCACCACTTTAGGCCTTTGCATGTATGGGGTCATCCCACCATGGATCAATCCCTCGTGCACTTATGGCCTAAACATCCAGCTCACACAACATCCCAACCACCGCAGCCACCACAGTCTACATGGGGACCTCCACCAGCTAACCCCTCGTTTTGGCATCACCACCACCAACGT GTATCAAATGGACTAACCCCAGGAACACCTTGCTTTCCACAACCAATAGCACCAACGATAAACAATCACTCCAGTTTTGGCAGCATCTTACCTGTTTGTATCTCAACT AGATTCCGTGCAGCACCGGTCCCGGGCATTCCTCCCCACCACCACGGTACTGGCGGACAATCAGGACCCCACCCTCTCATTGACTTCCATCCG TCGAAAGAGAGCATAGATGCAGCTATAGGAGACGTTTTGTCAAAGCCATGGCTGCCACTTCCTCTTGGACTAAAGCCGCCATCTACAGATAGCGTATTAGGAGAGTTGCAACGTCAAGGAGTGCCCAAGATACCACCCTCCTGTGCTTGA
- the LOC108458215 gene encoding uncharacterized protein At4g28440-like, translating into MATATGQANAKRKPVFVKVEDLKPGTSGHTLIVKVVEMTPVKTSARPNRSRALLSGPVPPARIAECVVGDETGTIIFTARNEQVDLMTKGATVILRNAKIVMFKRTTMRLAVDKWGRIEVTEPAKFAVKEDNNLSLVEYELVTVPDQGMN; encoded by the exons ATGGCGACTGCGACGGGACAGGCGAACGCGAAGAGAAAGCCGGTGTTCGTGAAAGTGGAGGATTTGAAGCCCGGTACGAGCGGGCACACTTTGATCGTCAAAGTGGTGGAGATGACCCCAGTCAAGACTTCCGCCAGGCCCAACAGGTCCCGTGCTCTCCTTTCTGGACCTGTACCTCCGGCCCGGATCGCTGAGTGCGTCGTTGGGGACGAGACTGGCACCATCATCTTCACCGCACGCAACGAACAAG TTGATCTTATGACAAAAGGTGCAACCGTGATTTTACGTAATGCTAAGATTGTTATGTTCAAGCGAACAACAATGAGGTTAGCAGTTGACAAATGGGGACGGATCGAGGTAACCGAACCTGCTAAATTCGCAGTTAAAGAAGATAATAATCTTTCTTTAGTTGAATATGAGCTTGTTACTGTTCCTGACCAGGGCATGAATTAG
- the LOC108458471 gene encoding probable protein phosphatase 2C 58, which yields MHGKDILQKMKAGLFSSGADTGKGKSKMSKHTTQGFHCLKGKSNHDMEDYVVSEFKKKDDSELGLFAIFDGHLGHDVAKYLQSHLFDNILKQHDFWTNMEDAIRRAYRSTDAEILDKAKVLGRGGSTAVTAILINSQKLVVGNVGDSRAVMCKNGVAEQLSVDHEPSTEKRLIESRGGFVSNLPGDVPRVDGQLAIARAFGDKSLKLHLSSDPDVKVVTIDDDTEFLILASDGIWKVMSNQEAVDAIKNIKDAQSAAKHLIEAAVSKKSKDDISCIVVRFR from the exons ATGCATGGGAAAGATATTCTTCAAAAAATGAAG GCTGGGCTATTTTCATCTGGGGCTGACACAGGGAAAGGGAAGAGCAAAATGTCAAAGCATACGACGCAAGGTTTTCATTGCCTGAAGGGAAAATCAAATCATGACATGGAAGATTATGTTGTTTCTGAGTTCAAGAAAAAAGACGATAGTGAGTTAGGTTTATTTGCAATCTTTGATGGACATTTGGGCCATGATGTTGCAAAGTACTTGCAGAGTCATCTGTTTGATAACATCTTGAAACAG CATGATTTTTGGACCAACATGGAGGATGCAATAAGAAGAGCTTATCGCTCCACTGATGCTGAAATACTGGATAAAGCAAAGGTTCTAGGCAGAGGAGGCTCAACGGCCGTGACGGCCATACTTATCAACAGTCAGAAACTGGTAGTGGGGAATGTAGGAGATTCTCGGGCAGTTATGTGCAAGAACGGTGTGGCAGAACAACTATCCGTTGATCACGAACCAAGCACAGAGAAGAGATTGATTGAGAGCCGCGGTGGCTTTGTATCAAACCTTCCAG GGGATGTTCCACGGGTTGACGGGCAGCTGGCTATAGCAAGGGCGTTTGGCGATAAGAGTTTAAAGTTACACCTTAGCTCCGACCCCGACGTGAAAGTGGTGACTATTGATGATGACACAGAGTTCCTTATTCTGGCCAGTGATGGGATATGGAAG GTTATGTCAAACCAAGAAGCAGTGGACGCCATAAAAAACATCAAGGATGCTCAATCAGCAGCAAAGCACTTGATTGAGGCAGCAGTTTCTAAGAAGAGCAAAGATGACATATCTTGCATCGTTGTAAGGTTCCggtga